A single window of Lutzomyia longipalpis isolate SR_M1_2022 chromosome 1, ASM2433408v1 DNA harbors:
- the LOC129786445 gene encoding uncharacterized protein LOC129786445: MLKSKSFTLEKPKQSEGWTKIQEWDRRWNKVLSIIFGVLSFMLLFAIVLANTMSTAAVLPPTAAPDRTTTSIETTTDFPSTTETTEFSTTDIVNTTIEDTTLDASTEGLGIVSAEMQHPPPFDGTIMIWEFCFIRFCNVTCTNGRIKQLSSIMDTLRRLSHCHQMNLEINRCTFPKRRIQRNWLETSANIKVLKITNSQVNSIDDRAFTSNCFKHLHTLVILNLDITKFYSTGTFKGLGNLQRLEMINLPLRYFNSEVFHPLANNLNTLVFERMNNELFPIQNITGNSSRNLANLKFLSLKYNRLESVNESSFEGLQNIVEIQLSHSNIAGVGRRSFDNLRSLKRLSMNGNNIEGLPKKIFDEILRNNEALIDVTDNPFLCDCGVKQLQKYLGDPITRYKFVMPLTCIMPLQCWEDFVKDCNICGQRSRPTSPTITTQVAPHSPSDNDTSFPSSEKPPKGKPDHYDDVACFNKAAFITLLVMSLLFSASVGAVCLFCALRHCPAFIKRAKFSFASNKPTTIEPVVYASTVSATPRSSTSKPPFLRSLSDTSIGSGRSYVSAINTPHFRTISWRMDKSNYMFENSIYLEDSVLDRPPPLPPHPRRNSSLTTNATSTRNYSANENIYELYE; this comes from the exons ATGCTCAAGTCGAAATCATTCACATTAGAAAAGCCAAAACAGAGTGAGGGTTGGACTAAGATACAGGAGTGGGATCGTAGGTGGAATAAAGTTCTCTCAATAATATTCGGTGTCCTTTCATTCATGCTGCTGTTTGCCATTGTCCTGGCCAATACAATGAGCACCGCGGCGGT GCTACCACCAACTGCTGCTCCAGATCGCACCACAACATCCATTGAAACAACAACGGATTTCCCTTCAACAACAGAAACCACGGAATTTAGCACCACGGATATTGTAAATACAACGATTGAAGACACAACATTGGATGCATCAACAGAAGGTTTGGGCATTGTGTCTGCGGAAATGCAGCATCCTCCTCCATTTGATGGTACAATAATGATTTGggaattttgctttattcGGTTTTGCAATGTAACATGCACCAATGGGCGTATTAAGCAACTTAGTTCCATCATGGACACACTACGCAGa TTAAGTCATTGCCATCAGATGAATTTGGAGATTAATCGATGTACTTTCCCTAAAAGAAGAATACAGCGAAATTGGCTAGAGACCTCAGCTAATataaaagtgttaaaaattacaaattcccAAGTGAATAGTATCGATGACAGAGCATTTACATCAAATTGCTTCAAGCACCTCCATACTTTGGTAATATTGAATTTGGATATTACAAAATTCTATTCGACGGGTACTTTCAAGGGACTTGGCAATCTCCAGAGGTTGGAAATGATAAATTTGCCCCTCAGATATTTCAATAGTGAAGTATTTCATCCATTggcaaataatttaaacacTTTGGTGTTTGAACGGATGAACAATGAATTATTTCCCATTCAGAATATCACGGGGAATTCTTCGCGGAATCTTgctaatttgaaatttctcagCTTGAAGTACAATCGTTTGGAGTCAGTTAATGAGAGCTCCTTTGAAGGACTCCAAAATATCGTTGAGATACAGTTGAGTCATTCAAATATTGCTGGTGTTGGGAGAAGGAGTTTTGATAACTTGAGGTCTCTGAAGCGACTCTCTATGAATGGGAATAACATCGAAGGgcttccaaagaaaatttttgatgagaTTCTTAGGAACAATGAGGCACTAATAGATGTGACTGACAATCCATTTCTTTGCGATTGTGGCGTAAAGCAGCTTCAGAAATATTTAGGCGATCCCATAACGCGATATAAGTTTGTCATGCCACTAACATGCATCATGCCTCTGCAATGTTGGGAGGATTTTGTGAAGGATTGCAATATTTGTGGGCAAAGATCAAGACCCACAAGTCCAACAATTACAACACAAGTGGCTCCGCACTCTCCAAGTGACAACGATACATCATTTCCTTCATCGGAAAAACCACCCAAAGGGAAACCCGATCACTACGACGACGTTGCGTGCTTCAATAAGGCCGCTTTCATTACGCTCCTTGTTATGTCTTTGCTCTTTAGTGCTTCCGTTGGAGCTGTTTGTCTCTTCTGTGCCCTCCGTCATTGCCCAGCATTCATAAAGCGtgccaagttttcttttgcgTCGAATAAACCCACCACCATTGAACCCGTAGTGTATGCATCCACAGTTTCCGCAACACCACGCTCTTCCACTTCAAAACCACCCTTTCTACGGAGTCTCTCCGATACGAGTATTGGCAGTGGTCGAAGTTACGTCTCTGCCATCAACACACCTCATTTCCGAACAATATCTTGGCGGATggataaatcaaattatatgtttgagaattcaatttatctcGAAGATAGTGTGTTGGATCGACCACCACCACTTCCACCACATCCAAGAAGAAACTCCAGCCTTACAACCAATGCCACATCTACCAGAAACTATTCAGCTAATGAGAACATTTATGAACTCTACGAATAG
- the LOC129786529 gene encoding troponin C, isoallergen Bla g 6.0201: MDDLDKEQVALLKKAFDAFDQEKQGFIEATMVGTILGMLGHQLDQKMLDDIIAEVDADGSGQIEFEEFATLAARFLVEEDAEAMQAELKEAFRLYDKEGNGYITTDVLREILRELDDKITEEDLDMMIEEIDSDGSGTVDFDEFMEVMTGE; this comes from the exons ATG GATGATTTGGATAAGGAACAAGTTGCCC TGCTGAAAAAGGCCTTCGATGCCTTCGATCAGGAGAAACAGGGATTCATTGAGGCCACGATG GTTGGCACCATCCTGGGAATGCTGGGTCACCAGCTGGACCAGAAAATGCTGGACGACATCATAGCAGAAGTGGATGCCGATGGATCGggtcaaattgaatttgaggAGTTCGCCACATTGGCTGCCCGGTTCCTCGTTGAAGAGGATGCCGAGGCAATGCAGGCCGAGCTAAAGGAGGCCTTCCGTCTCTACGACAAAGAAGGCAATGGATACATTACAACAGATGTCCTTCGGGAAATTCTACGGGAGCTCGATGACAAAATAACTGAAGAGGATTTAGACATGATGATTGAGGAAATTGATTCGGACGGTTCGGGAACCGTAGACTTTGATG AATTTA